Proteins co-encoded in one Columba livia isolate bColLiv1 breed racing homer chromosome 14, bColLiv1.pat.W.v2, whole genome shotgun sequence genomic window:
- the DCTN4 gene encoding dynactin subunit 4 isoform X1, with protein sequence MASLLQSERVLYLVRGEKEMRAPLSQLYFCRYCSELRSLECVSHEVDSHYCPSCLENMPSAEAKLKKNRCANCFDCPCCMHTLSTRATSIPAPLPDDPAKTTMKKAYYLACGFCRWTSRDVGMADKSVASGGWQEPENPHTQRINKLVEYYQQLAQKEKIERDRKKLVRRRNYMPLAFSQHTIHVVDKYGLGTRLQRQRPGAPISALAGLSLKEGEDQKEIKIEPADAVEEVEPLPEDYYTRPINLTEVTTLRQRLLQPDFQPICASQLYPRHKHLLIKRSLRCRRCEHNLSKPEFNPTSIKFKIQLVAVNYIPEVRIMSIPNLRYMKESQVLLTLTNPVENITHVTLLECEEGDPDNINSTAKVAVPPKELILAGKDAAAEYDELAEPQDFQDDPDVIAFRKANKVGVFIKVTPQKEEGEVTVSFKMKHEFKNLAAPIRPIEEGDHTSEVIWLTHHVELSLGPVLP encoded by the exons ATGGCGTCGCTGCTGCAGTCGGAGCGGGTGCTGTATCTGGTGCGCGGCGAGAAGGAGATGCGGGCGCCGCTGTCGCAGCTGTACTTCTGCCGGTACTGCAGCGAGCTCCGCTCCTTGGAGTGCGTCTCACACGAG GTGGACTCTCACTACTGCCCTAGCTGCCTGGAAAACATGCCTTCAGCTGAAGCCAAGCTGAAAAAGAATAG GTGTGCTAACTGCTTTGACTGCCCCTGTTGCATGCACACCCTTTCTACCCGGGCCACCAGCATTCCTGCTCCGCTCCCTGACGACCCGGCCAAGACTACCATGAAGAAAGCGTATTACTTGGCCTGTGGATTTTGCCGCTGGACTTCCCGGGATGTGGGCATGGCAGACAAGTCTGTCG CTAGTGGTGGCTGGCAGGAGCCGGAGAATCCTCACACACAGAGG ATTAACAAACTGGTTGAGTATTACCAGCAGTTGGCTCAGAAAGAGAAGATCGAGCGGGACCGGAAGAAGCTGGTGCGACGCCGAAACTACATGCCTCTGGCCTTTTCG CAACACACTATACACGTAGTG GACAAGTATGGCTTGGGAACCAGGCTTCAGCGGCAGCGGCCTGGAGCACCGATCAGCGCACTTGCTGGACTCTC CCTGAAAGAAGGAGAGGACCAAAAGGAGATAAAAATTGAGCCAGCTGATGCAGTGgaagaagtggaacctcttCCTGAGGATTACTACACAAGACCAATCAATCTGACAGAAG TGACGACTCTGCGTCAGCGCCTGCTGCAGCCTGACTTCCAGCCCATCTGCGCTTCCCAGCTCTACCCACGTCATAAGCATCTCTTGATCAAACGTTCGCTGCGTTGTCGG AGATGTGAACATAACCTGAGCAAACCAGAGTTCAACCCAACATCTATCAAATTCAAGATCCAGTTGGTTGCTGT TAACTATATCCCTGAAGTGCGAATCATGTCTATTCCCAACCTGCGCTACATGAAg GAGAGTCAAGTCCTTCTGACTCTGACCAATCCAGTGGAGAATATCACACATGTCACACTGCTCGAGTGTGAGGAGGGAGACCCCGACAACATTAACAGCACTGCCAAG GTGGCAGTTCCTCCCAAGGAGCTGATTCTGGCTGGCAAAGATGCTGCAGCAGAATATGATGAGCTGGCAGAGCCTCAAGACTTCCAGGATGACCCTGA CGTTATTGCCTTTAGAAAAGCCAATAAGGTGGGAGTTTTCATCAAGGTCACCCCACAGAAAGAAGAGGGTGAAGTGACCGTGAGTTTCAAGATGAAGCACGAGTTTAAAAACCTTGCTGCTCCCATCCGGCCCATTGAGGAAGGCGATCACACCTCTGAGGTCATCTGGCTCACCCATCACGTGGAGCTCAGCCTCGGTCCAGTGCTCCCCTAA
- the DCTN4 gene encoding dynactin subunit 4 isoform X3: MPSAEAKLKKNRCANCFDCPCCMHTLSTRATSIPAPLPDDPAKTTMKKAYYLACGFCRWTSRDVGMADKSVASGGWQEPENPHTQRINKLVEYYQQLAQKEKIERDRKKLVRRRNYMPLAFSQHTIHVVDKYGLGTRLQRQRPGAPISALAGLSLKEGEDQKEIKIEPADAVEEVEPLPEDYYTRPINLTEVTTLRQRLLQPDFQPICASQLYPRHKHLLIKRSLRCRRCEHNLSKPEFNPTSIKFKIQLVAVNYIPEVRIMSIPNLRYMKESQVLLTLTNPVENITHVTLLECEEGDPDNINSTAKVAVPPKELILAGKDAAAEYDELAEPQDFQDDPDVIAFRKANKVGVFIKVTPQKEEGEVTVSFKMKHEFKNLAAPIRPIEEGDHTSEVIWLTHHVELSLGPVLP; encoded by the exons ATGCCTTCAGCTGAAGCCAAGCTGAAAAAGAATAG GTGTGCTAACTGCTTTGACTGCCCCTGTTGCATGCACACCCTTTCTACCCGGGCCACCAGCATTCCTGCTCCGCTCCCTGACGACCCGGCCAAGACTACCATGAAGAAAGCGTATTACTTGGCCTGTGGATTTTGCCGCTGGACTTCCCGGGATGTGGGCATGGCAGACAAGTCTGTCG CTAGTGGTGGCTGGCAGGAGCCGGAGAATCCTCACACACAGAGG ATTAACAAACTGGTTGAGTATTACCAGCAGTTGGCTCAGAAAGAGAAGATCGAGCGGGACCGGAAGAAGCTGGTGCGACGCCGAAACTACATGCCTCTGGCCTTTTCG CAACACACTATACACGTAGTG GACAAGTATGGCTTGGGAACCAGGCTTCAGCGGCAGCGGCCTGGAGCACCGATCAGCGCACTTGCTGGACTCTC CCTGAAAGAAGGAGAGGACCAAAAGGAGATAAAAATTGAGCCAGCTGATGCAGTGgaagaagtggaacctcttCCTGAGGATTACTACACAAGACCAATCAATCTGACAGAAG TGACGACTCTGCGTCAGCGCCTGCTGCAGCCTGACTTCCAGCCCATCTGCGCTTCCCAGCTCTACCCACGTCATAAGCATCTCTTGATCAAACGTTCGCTGCGTTGTCGG AGATGTGAACATAACCTGAGCAAACCAGAGTTCAACCCAACATCTATCAAATTCAAGATCCAGTTGGTTGCTGT TAACTATATCCCTGAAGTGCGAATCATGTCTATTCCCAACCTGCGCTACATGAAg GAGAGTCAAGTCCTTCTGACTCTGACCAATCCAGTGGAGAATATCACACATGTCACACTGCTCGAGTGTGAGGAGGGAGACCCCGACAACATTAACAGCACTGCCAAG GTGGCAGTTCCTCCCAAGGAGCTGATTCTGGCTGGCAAAGATGCTGCAGCAGAATATGATGAGCTGGCAGAGCCTCAAGACTTCCAGGATGACCCTGA CGTTATTGCCTTTAGAAAAGCCAATAAGGTGGGAGTTTTCATCAAGGTCACCCCACAGAAAGAAGAGGGTGAAGTGACCGTGAGTTTCAAGATGAAGCACGAGTTTAAAAACCTTGCTGCTCCCATCCGGCCCATTGAGGAAGGCGATCACACCTCTGAGGTCATCTGGCTCACCCATCACGTGGAGCTCAGCCTCGGTCCAGTGCTCCCCTAA
- the DCTN4 gene encoding dynactin subunit 4 isoform X2: MASLLQSERVLYLVRGEKEMRAPLSQLYFCRYCSELRSLECVSHEVDSHYCPSCLENMPSAEAKLKKNRCANCFDCPCCMHTLSTRATSIPAPLPDDPAKTTMKKAYYLACGFCRWTSRDVGMADKSVASGGWQEPENPHTQRINKLVEYYQQLAQKEKIERDRKKLVRRRNYMPLAFSDKYGLGTRLQRQRPGAPISALAGLSLKEGEDQKEIKIEPADAVEEVEPLPEDYYTRPINLTEVTTLRQRLLQPDFQPICASQLYPRHKHLLIKRSLRCRRCEHNLSKPEFNPTSIKFKIQLVAVNYIPEVRIMSIPNLRYMKESQVLLTLTNPVENITHVTLLECEEGDPDNINSTAKVAVPPKELILAGKDAAAEYDELAEPQDFQDDPDVIAFRKANKVGVFIKVTPQKEEGEVTVSFKMKHEFKNLAAPIRPIEEGDHTSEVIWLTHHVELSLGPVLP, from the exons ATGGCGTCGCTGCTGCAGTCGGAGCGGGTGCTGTATCTGGTGCGCGGCGAGAAGGAGATGCGGGCGCCGCTGTCGCAGCTGTACTTCTGCCGGTACTGCAGCGAGCTCCGCTCCTTGGAGTGCGTCTCACACGAG GTGGACTCTCACTACTGCCCTAGCTGCCTGGAAAACATGCCTTCAGCTGAAGCCAAGCTGAAAAAGAATAG GTGTGCTAACTGCTTTGACTGCCCCTGTTGCATGCACACCCTTTCTACCCGGGCCACCAGCATTCCTGCTCCGCTCCCTGACGACCCGGCCAAGACTACCATGAAGAAAGCGTATTACTTGGCCTGTGGATTTTGCCGCTGGACTTCCCGGGATGTGGGCATGGCAGACAAGTCTGTCG CTAGTGGTGGCTGGCAGGAGCCGGAGAATCCTCACACACAGAGG ATTAACAAACTGGTTGAGTATTACCAGCAGTTGGCTCAGAAAGAGAAGATCGAGCGGGACCGGAAGAAGCTGGTGCGACGCCGAAACTACATGCCTCTGGCCTTTTCG GACAAGTATGGCTTGGGAACCAGGCTTCAGCGGCAGCGGCCTGGAGCACCGATCAGCGCACTTGCTGGACTCTC CCTGAAAGAAGGAGAGGACCAAAAGGAGATAAAAATTGAGCCAGCTGATGCAGTGgaagaagtggaacctcttCCTGAGGATTACTACACAAGACCAATCAATCTGACAGAAG TGACGACTCTGCGTCAGCGCCTGCTGCAGCCTGACTTCCAGCCCATCTGCGCTTCCCAGCTCTACCCACGTCATAAGCATCTCTTGATCAAACGTTCGCTGCGTTGTCGG AGATGTGAACATAACCTGAGCAAACCAGAGTTCAACCCAACATCTATCAAATTCAAGATCCAGTTGGTTGCTGT TAACTATATCCCTGAAGTGCGAATCATGTCTATTCCCAACCTGCGCTACATGAAg GAGAGTCAAGTCCTTCTGACTCTGACCAATCCAGTGGAGAATATCACACATGTCACACTGCTCGAGTGTGAGGAGGGAGACCCCGACAACATTAACAGCACTGCCAAG GTGGCAGTTCCTCCCAAGGAGCTGATTCTGGCTGGCAAAGATGCTGCAGCAGAATATGATGAGCTGGCAGAGCCTCAAGACTTCCAGGATGACCCTGA CGTTATTGCCTTTAGAAAAGCCAATAAGGTGGGAGTTTTCATCAAGGTCACCCCACAGAAAGAAGAGGGTGAAGTGACCGTGAGTTTCAAGATGAAGCACGAGTTTAAAAACCTTGCTGCTCCCATCCGGCCCATTGAGGAAGGCGATCACACCTCTGAGGTCATCTGGCTCACCCATCACGTGGAGCTCAGCCTCGGTCCAGTGCTCCCCTAA
- the SMIM3 gene encoding small integral membrane protein 3 isoform X2, whose protein sequence is MMDLPDPAGPAALPKHILDIWVIVLIILATILIMTALVLCPATAVIIYRVRTHPTRNGIV, encoded by the exons AT GATGGACCTCCCTGATCCCGCAGGTCCTGCTGCCCTCCCCAAGCACATCCTGGATATCTGGGTCATCGTCTTGATCATCCTGGCCACTATTCTCATCATGACAGCCCTGGTGCTCTGCCCAGCCACCGCTGTCATTATCTACCGGGTACGGACTCACCCCACGCGCAATGGCATTGTGTGA
- the SMIM3 gene encoding small integral membrane protein 3 isoform X1 → MDLPDPAGPAALPKHILDIWVIVLIILATILIMTALVLCPATAVIIYRVRTHPTRNGIV, encoded by the coding sequence ATGGACCTCCCTGATCCCGCAGGTCCTGCTGCCCTCCCCAAGCACATCCTGGATATCTGGGTCATCGTCTTGATCATCCTGGCCACTATTCTCATCATGACAGCCCTGGTGCTCTGCCCAGCCACCGCTGTCATTATCTACCGGGTACGGACTCACCCCACGCGCAATGGCATTGTGTGA
- the DCTN4 gene encoding dynactin subunit 4 isoform X4 codes for MPSAEAKLKKNRCANCFDCPCCMHTLSTRATSIPAPLPDDPAKTTMKKAYYLACGFCRWTSRDVGMADKSVASGGWQEPENPHTQRINKLVEYYQQLAQKEKIERDRKKLVRRRNYMPLAFSDKYGLGTRLQRQRPGAPISALAGLSLKEGEDQKEIKIEPADAVEEVEPLPEDYYTRPINLTEVTTLRQRLLQPDFQPICASQLYPRHKHLLIKRSLRCRRCEHNLSKPEFNPTSIKFKIQLVAVNYIPEVRIMSIPNLRYMKESQVLLTLTNPVENITHVTLLECEEGDPDNINSTAKVAVPPKELILAGKDAAAEYDELAEPQDFQDDPDVIAFRKANKVGVFIKVTPQKEEGEVTVSFKMKHEFKNLAAPIRPIEEGDHTSEVIWLTHHVELSLGPVLP; via the exons ATGCCTTCAGCTGAAGCCAAGCTGAAAAAGAATAG GTGTGCTAACTGCTTTGACTGCCCCTGTTGCATGCACACCCTTTCTACCCGGGCCACCAGCATTCCTGCTCCGCTCCCTGACGACCCGGCCAAGACTACCATGAAGAAAGCGTATTACTTGGCCTGTGGATTTTGCCGCTGGACTTCCCGGGATGTGGGCATGGCAGACAAGTCTGTCG CTAGTGGTGGCTGGCAGGAGCCGGAGAATCCTCACACACAGAGG ATTAACAAACTGGTTGAGTATTACCAGCAGTTGGCTCAGAAAGAGAAGATCGAGCGGGACCGGAAGAAGCTGGTGCGACGCCGAAACTACATGCCTCTGGCCTTTTCG GACAAGTATGGCTTGGGAACCAGGCTTCAGCGGCAGCGGCCTGGAGCACCGATCAGCGCACTTGCTGGACTCTC CCTGAAAGAAGGAGAGGACCAAAAGGAGATAAAAATTGAGCCAGCTGATGCAGTGgaagaagtggaacctcttCCTGAGGATTACTACACAAGACCAATCAATCTGACAGAAG TGACGACTCTGCGTCAGCGCCTGCTGCAGCCTGACTTCCAGCCCATCTGCGCTTCCCAGCTCTACCCACGTCATAAGCATCTCTTGATCAAACGTTCGCTGCGTTGTCGG AGATGTGAACATAACCTGAGCAAACCAGAGTTCAACCCAACATCTATCAAATTCAAGATCCAGTTGGTTGCTGT TAACTATATCCCTGAAGTGCGAATCATGTCTATTCCCAACCTGCGCTACATGAAg GAGAGTCAAGTCCTTCTGACTCTGACCAATCCAGTGGAGAATATCACACATGTCACACTGCTCGAGTGTGAGGAGGGAGACCCCGACAACATTAACAGCACTGCCAAG GTGGCAGTTCCTCCCAAGGAGCTGATTCTGGCTGGCAAAGATGCTGCAGCAGAATATGATGAGCTGGCAGAGCCTCAAGACTTCCAGGATGACCCTGA CGTTATTGCCTTTAGAAAAGCCAATAAGGTGGGAGTTTTCATCAAGGTCACCCCACAGAAAGAAGAGGGTGAAGTGACCGTGAGTTTCAAGATGAAGCACGAGTTTAAAAACCTTGCTGCTCCCATCCGGCCCATTGAGGAAGGCGATCACACCTCTGAGGTCATCTGGCTCACCCATCACGTGGAGCTCAGCCTCGGTCCAGTGCTCCCCTAA